From the Helicoverpa armigera isolate CAAS_96S chromosome 16, ASM3070526v1, whole genome shotgun sequence genome, one window contains:
- the LOC110378753 gene encoding uncharacterized protein LOC110378753 translates to MYILLILCSIFKISSGDVTSNDVAFLNDLPLDKLLRLKSSLQDLVTVEYENVTTTTPSYIQRFGAEAMAIQGPPPVKRGDYEEGLYKKESYSKISNIFSMSVTTLAFLAFGGYLLCLIVQAVKAKQTYNAAIPTTQPTTFFVSAGIKKRPQSQFSAYGRRRRDNRFRRSLKMVDLPPEQLFEALLQVCEGYAKWSERKGDIGDF, encoded by the coding sequence ATGTACATACTTTTGATCCTATGTTCTATATTCAAAATCTCTTCTGGTGACGTCACATCGAACGACGTCGCATTCCTGAACGATCTGCCTTTGGACAAGCTTTTAAGGCTAAAGTCTTCACTCCAAGATCTCGTGACAGTGGAATACGAGAATGTCACAACAACTACACCGTCATACATACAAAGGTTTGGTGCAGAAGCCATGGCTATTCAAGGACCACCGCCCGTCAAGCGAGGCGACTACGAAGAAGGATTGTACAAGAAGGAAAGTTACAGCAAGATCAGCAACATATTCTCTATGTCTGTGACTACTCTCGCGTTTTTAGCGTTCGGCGGATATTTACTGTGCTTGATAGTCCAAGCTGTGAAAGCGAAGCAGACGTACAATGCTGCGATTCCTACGACGCAACCGACGACGTTCTTCGTGAGTGCAGGGATTAAGAAGAGGCCTCAGAGTCAGTTTTCAGCATATGGTCGTAGAAGACGAGACAATAGATTCCGGAGAAGTTTGAAGATGGTGGATCTACCCCCGGAGCAGCTGTTTGAAGCGTTGCTACAAGTATGCGAGGGTTACGCGAAGTGGTCTGAAAGGAAAGGGGACATAGGggatttttaa